One Caldisalinibacter kiritimatiensis genomic window carries:
- a CDS encoding DUF1292 domain-containing protein → MKENKNIIELIDDNGNKEEFEVLATFHIEDNEYAILQPYGKDNDEDDGVVVLRIECDESGNLSLVNIEDKNEIEDVIAAYNAIADDII, encoded by the coding sequence ATGAAAGAGAATAAAAATATTATTGAATTAATAGATGATAACGGTAATAAAGAAGAATTTGAAGTGTTAGCTACTTTTCATATAGAAGACAATGAGTATGCTATATTACAACCTTATGGAAAAGATAATGATGAAGATGATGGAGTGGTTGTTTTAAGAATTGAATGTGATGAATCTGGTAATTTATCTTTAGTAAATATAGAAGATAAAAATGAAATAGAAGATGTAATAGCTGCCTATAATGCTATAGCAGACGATATTATATAA
- the ruvX gene encoding Holliday junction resolvase RuvX, with translation MKRVLGLDVGDKTIGVAVSDPLGLTAQGITTIRRTNIENDFNSLKDIINKYEIKLAVIGLPKNMNNTIGPQGEKVLEFVEYFKEKFDIEVILEDERLTTAYAERILINGDMSRKKRKKVIDKVAATYILQSYLDRTR, from the coding sequence ATGAAAAGAGTACTTGGACTAGATGTAGGAGATAAAACAATCGGAGTTGCTGTGAGTGACCCATTAGGTCTTACAGCTCAAGGGATAACAACTATAAGAAGAACTAATATTGAAAATGATTTTAATTCTTTAAAAGATATAATTAACAAATACGAAATTAAATTAGCAGTAATAGGTTTGCCTAAGAATATGAATAATACTATTGGCCCACAGGGCGAAAAAGTTTTAGAATTTGTTGAATATTTTAAGGAAAAATTTGATATAGAAGTAATTTTAGAAGATGAAAGATTAACAACAGCATATGCTGAAAGGATATTAATAAATGGAGATATGAGCAGAAAAAAAAGAAAAAAAGTTATAGACAAAGTTGCTGCAACATATATTTTACAATCATATCTCGATAGAACTAGATAA
- a CDS encoding aldo/keto reductase translates to MEYRKLGNTSIKISRLCFGSLTISPLQAHLPIKSGADIIKYAYSKGINFIDTAELYENYEYIKEALKDIKRDSYVIATKSYSYSNDTAQKSLEKALKEINTDYIDIFLLHEQESEHTIRGHYEAIEYFLKAKDKGLIKALGISTHRVEGVLAANKYDEIEIIHPIVNIKGLGIQDGTVNDMINAIKLAYEKGKGIYGMKPLGGGHLIQEVEKAFNYVKEIPYLHSIAIGMQSEHEVDANVNLLNRGYIPSRIKERIKKRKRKLHIADWCIGCGKCVDICQHGGIKIIDKKAVPIQDKCVFCGYCASKCPEFCIKVI, encoded by the coding sequence ATGGAGTATAGGAAATTAGGTAATACTAGTATTAAGATATCTAGACTATGTTTCGGCTCATTAACTATAAGTCCATTACAAGCACATTTACCTATAAAAAGTGGTGCTGATATAATAAAATATGCTTATTCTAAAGGGATAAATTTTATAGATACTGCTGAATTATATGAAAATTATGAATATATAAAAGAGGCATTAAAGGATATTAAAAGGGATAGCTATGTAATAGCTACGAAATCATATTCATATTCAAATGATACAGCACAAAAGAGCTTAGAAAAAGCGTTAAAAGAAATAAATACAGATTACATAGATATTTTTTTATTGCATGAACAAGAAAGTGAACATACTATTAGAGGGCATTATGAAGCTATAGAGTATTTTTTGAAAGCAAAAGATAAAGGTTTAATAAAGGCTTTAGGTATTTCTACCCATAGGGTTGAAGGTGTATTAGCAGCAAATAAATATGATGAAATAGAGATAATACACCCAATAGTAAATATCAAAGGATTAGGTATACAAGATGGAACAGTTAATGACATGATAAATGCTATTAAATTGGCTTATGAAAAAGGAAAAGGAATTTATGGTATGAAACCATTAGGTGGTGGACATTTAATACAAGAAGTCGAAAAGGCGTTTAATTATGTTAAAGAAATACCATATTTACACTCTATAGCAATAGGGATGCAATCAGAACATGAAGTTGATGCAAATGTCAATTTATTAAATAGAGGCTATATACCAAGTCGTATTAAAGAAAGAATAAAAAAACGAAAGCGAAAATTACATATAGCTGATTGGTGTATAGGTTGTGGTAAATGTGTAGACATATGCCAACATGGTGGTATAAAAATAATTGATAAAAAAGCAGTACCAATTCAAGATAAATGTGTATTTTGCGGATACTGTGCTAGTAAGTGTCCTGAATTTTGTATAAAGGTTATATAA
- a CDS encoding IreB family regulatory phosphoprotein, giving the protein MSNNMNETMKFNVAKDNVNEAREIIVTVYKSLEEKGYNPINQMIGYILSGDPTYITSHNNARSLIRKLERDELLEELLKSYLAKE; this is encoded by the coding sequence ATGTCTAATAATATGAATGAAACGATGAAGTTTAACGTAGCAAAGGATAATGTAAATGAAGCTAGGGAGATAATCGTAACTGTATACAAGTCACTTGAAGAAAAAGGTTATAACCCTATAAACCAAATGATTGGATATATATTATCAGGGGATCCAACTTATATAACAAGTCATAATAATGCAAGAAGCTTAATAAGAAAGTTAGAAAGAGATGAACTATTAGAAGAGTTATTGAAGAGTTATTTAGCTAAAGAATAA
- the alaS gene encoding alanine--tRNA ligase, with product MKRLSLDEIRKEFLNFFEEKDHLVAPSFSLVPKGDKSLLLINAGMAPLKKYFTGAEEPPKRRMATCQKCVRTGDIDNVGKTARHATFFEMLGNFSFGDYFKKEAIKWAWEFMTERLEVSEDKLWVSVYEEDDEAYEIWKKEVGISEDRIVRLGKEDNFWELEVGPSGPCSELYIDRGEQYGCGSEDCKPGCDCDRYVEVWNLVFSQFDKDEKGNYNPLPNPNIDTGMGLERIAAVMQDAANIFEVEPIKTILTKVEEISGINYGKNDKDDMSIRVITDHTRAMTFMVSDGVIPSNEGRGYVLRRLIRRAARHGKLLGIEGNFLTQVVDVVINKWKETYPELKEREVQIKKVIQIEEEKFQETIDQGMNILEEYIKDIKDENKDTLSGEKAFKLYDTYGFPLDLTKEILFESGLKVDEDGFNKEMEEQRERARKARGDIGNEAWSSEGVLKLDENVKTDFDGYENFNLKTKVIELIKEDEIVEELSKDETGIIILEKTPLYAEGGGQVGDKGLIKNSNFVAEVTDTKKGTNDSIFHFVKIKEGTAKKGDIVEAIVDKRNRLNAARNHTATHILHKVLKEVLGEHVNQAGSLVTPQRLRFDFTHFEAIDKETLAEIEDKVNSKIQETLDVNTKETSMKEAKAMGATALFDEKYGDKVRVVSVGDYSIELCGGTHVNNSSQIGLFKIVSEAGIASGVRRIEAITGESLYKDIKETDAQINKLTQLLKTNKNDLINRVQSLNNEVKELVKEIETLKSKLASSKMDDIVNEVKEIEGIKVIAKKIEGMDMNSLRQLGDKIRDKVGSVIVVLGSTHGEKVSFVSMATKDLISKGIHAGNLIREVAKITGGGGGGRPDMAQAGGKDASKIDEALDKVYDLVKKQISNG from the coding sequence ATGAAAAGATTAAGTTTAGATGAGATAAGAAAAGAATTTTTAAATTTCTTTGAAGAAAAAGACCATTTAGTAGCTCCTAGCTTTTCATTAGTTCCAAAGGGAGATAAAAGTTTATTACTTATAAATGCTGGTATGGCACCATTAAAAAAATATTTTACTGGTGCGGAAGAACCTCCAAAACGTCGTATGGCTACATGTCAAAAATGTGTAAGAACTGGTGATATTGATAATGTAGGTAAAACGGCAAGACATGCTACATTTTTTGAAATGCTAGGTAATTTCTCATTTGGTGATTATTTTAAAAAGGAAGCAATTAAATGGGCATGGGAATTTATGACAGAGAGGTTAGAGGTTTCAGAAGATAAATTATGGGTATCAGTGTATGAAGAAGATGATGAAGCTTATGAAATATGGAAAAAGGAAGTAGGTATAAGTGAAGATAGAATTGTTCGTTTAGGAAAAGAGGATAACTTTTGGGAGTTAGAAGTAGGACCAAGTGGTCCATGTTCAGAGTTATATATAGATAGAGGAGAACAGTATGGATGTGGAAGTGAAGATTGTAAACCTGGTTGTGATTGTGATAGATATGTTGAAGTTTGGAACTTAGTATTCTCTCAGTTTGATAAAGATGAAAAAGGAAACTATAATCCACTTCCAAATCCTAATATAGATACAGGTATGGGACTAGAAAGAATTGCAGCTGTAATGCAGGATGCTGCTAATATATTTGAAGTTGAACCTATTAAAACTATCTTAACAAAAGTTGAAGAAATTAGTGGTATAAATTATGGTAAAAACGATAAAGATGATATGTCTATAAGGGTGATTACTGACCATACAAGAGCAATGACTTTTATGGTTTCGGATGGAGTTATCCCTAGTAATGAAGGAAGAGGTTATGTATTAAGAAGGCTAATTAGAAGAGCTGCAAGACATGGAAAATTACTTGGAATAGAAGGAAATTTTTTAACTCAAGTGGTGGATGTAGTAATAAATAAATGGAAAGAAACTTATCCAGAATTAAAAGAAAGAGAAGTTCAAATTAAAAAAGTTATTCAAATAGAAGAGGAAAAATTCCAAGAAACTATAGACCAAGGAATGAATATTTTAGAAGAATATATTAAAGACATTAAAGATGAAAATAAAGATACTTTAAGTGGAGAAAAAGCATTTAAGCTATATGATACTTATGGTTTCCCTCTTGATTTAACTAAAGAAATTCTATTTGAATCAGGGCTGAAAGTAGATGAAGATGGATTTAATAAAGAGATGGAAGAGCAAAGAGAGAGAGCTAGAAAAGCTAGAGGAGATATTGGAAATGAAGCTTGGAGTTCAGAAGGTGTTTTAAAATTAGACGAGAACGTTAAAACAGATTTTGATGGATATGAAAATTTTAATCTAAAAACAAAAGTAATTGAGCTAATCAAAGAAGATGAAATAGTTGAAGAATTAAGTAAAGATGAAACTGGAATAATAATACTTGAAAAAACACCTTTATATGCGGAAGGTGGAGGTCAAGTAGGTGATAAAGGTCTTATTAAGAATAGTAATTTTGTAGCTGAAGTAACAGACACTAAGAAAGGTACTAATGATTCTATATTCCACTTTGTTAAGATTAAAGAAGGAACTGCTAAAAAAGGTGATATAGTTGAAGCTATAGTTGATAAAAGAAATAGATTAAATGCAGCAAGAAATCATACTGCTACCCATATTCTTCATAAAGTATTAAAGGAAGTATTAGGAGAACATGTAAATCAGGCAGGTTCTTTAGTAACACCACAAAGATTAAGATTTGATTTTACTCATTTTGAAGCTATAGATAAAGAAACATTAGCTGAAATTGAGGATAAAGTAAATTCAAAGATACAAGAAACTTTAGATGTAAATACAAAAGAAACGTCAATGAAAGAAGCTAAGGCTATGGGGGCAACAGCACTATTTGATGAAAAATATGGAGATAAAGTGAGAGTTGTAAGTGTTGGTGATTATAGCATTGAGTTATGTGGTGGTACTCACGTAAATAACTCTAGTCAAATTGGACTATTTAAGATAGTTAGTGAAGCAGGTATAGCTTCAGGTGTAAGAAGGATAGAAGCTATCACGGGTGAAAGTTTATATAAAGATATTAAAGAAACAGATGCTCAAATAAATAAGTTAACACAACTATTAAAAACAAATAAAAATGATTTAATTAATAGGGTACAATCATTAAATAATGAAGTTAAAGAATTAGTAAAAGAAATTGAAACTCTAAAAAGCAAATTGGCATCCTCTAAAATGGATGACATTGTTAATGAAGTTAAAGAAATAGAAGGAATTAAAGTTATTGCTAAGAAAATTGAAGGAATGGATATGAACAGCCTTAGACAATTAGGAGATAAAATAAGGGATAAGGTAGGTTCTGTAATAGTTGTATTAGGAAGTACTCATGGAGAAAAAGTTAGCTTTGTTTCAATGGCTACTAAAGATTTAATTAGTAAAGGCATACATGCAGGTAATCTAATAAGAGAAGTAGCTAAGATAACAGGTGGCGGCGGTGGTGGTCGCCCAGACATGGCACAAGCTGGAGGAAAAGATGCTAGTAAAATAGATGAAGCTTTAGATAAAGTATATGATTTAGTAAAGAAACAAATTTCTAATGGTTAG
- a CDS encoding AI-2E family transporter — translation MEILLTMFIYLKSFFVVALLGISIYFLINIGNSFVKEEKQFKITKKQLYYSIAIIVLILLLYQLYKIASGITSLITPIFISIIFAYLFNPLVNLMEDRGIKRLWGVLLVYLAIIAIVMILSFTIIPKISIEFKKLIDLLPNYFSQLNTYFNEIYNLYSENIENLPPQFQGINDAIRSNLSNIQETLVLTLRNITNTTIGIFSKIFSLILIPILTFYFIKDKEYFKRKIMLTIPKVYRNDIIRVSKEIDIVLSKFIRGQLIVAAFVGITTAIGLLILGIDFALIIGLIAGIANVIPYFGPIIGIVPAVIFALLEKPIKVLWVVILFTLIQQIESNILSPKIVGESVGLHPVVVILVLLIGGSYFGILGMLLAVPAAVILKIVSAFIIEKLTRL, via the coding sequence ATGGAGATTTTGCTAACTATGTTTATATATTTAAAATCGTTTTTTGTTGTAGCTTTATTAGGAATAAGCATTTATTTTTTGATAAATATAGGCAATAGTTTTGTCAAAGAGGAAAAACAATTTAAAATTACAAAAAAGCAATTATATTATTCAATAGCAATAATAGTATTAATACTTTTACTATATCAATTATATAAAATTGCAAGTGGAATTACTTCATTAATAACACCTATATTTATTTCTATAATTTTTGCATATTTATTTAACCCTCTGGTAAATTTAATGGAGGACAGAGGAATTAAACGACTTTGGGGAGTCTTATTAGTTTATCTTGCAATAATTGCCATAGTTATGATATTATCTTTTACTATAATACCTAAGATATCTATTGAGTTCAAAAAGTTAATTGATTTATTACCTAATTATTTTAGTCAATTAAATACATATTTCAACGAAATATATAATCTATATTCAGAAAATATAGAGAACCTACCTCCGCAATTTCAAGGAATAAATGATGCAATAAGGAGTAACTTATCAAATATCCAAGAAACTTTAGTATTAACATTAAGAAATATAACTAATACAACAATAGGAATTTTTTCAAAGATTTTCAGTCTTATATTGATACCTATATTGACATTTTATTTTATTAAGGATAAAGAGTACTTTAAAAGAAAAATAATGTTAACAATTCCTAAAGTATATAGAAATGATATAATTAGAGTTTCAAAAGAGATTGACATAGTTTTAAGTAAATTTATCAGGGGACAACTAATTGTAGCTGCTTTTGTCGGAATTACAACAGCAATCGGTTTATTAATTTTAGGAATTGATTTTGCACTGATTATAGGTTTAATAGCTGGTATAGCTAATGTAATACCCTATTTTGGACCTATAATAGGTATAGTTCCAGCTGTAATATTTGCTTTATTAGAAAAGCCTATAAAAGTGCTATGGGTAGTTATTTTATTTACTTTAATTCAGCAGATTGAAAGTAATATACTTTCACCTAAGATTGTTGGTGAAAGTGTTGGTTTGCATCCAGTTGTTGTTATTTTAGTGCTTTTAATTGGAGGAAGTTATTTTGGAATTTTAGGAATGTTATTAGCAGTTCCAGCTGCTGTTATTTTAAAAATTGTTTCTGCATTTATTATAGAAAAATTGACAAGACTTTAA
- a CDS encoding PRC-barrel domain-containing protein, with amino-acid sequence MLKGSEMLGVPVISKKEGEKIAEVEKLIYNYKKFRVNAILLNGKGLFKEPQIVRFKNIEAIGKDAIVLKDKKYIDKASAIPEIEESISAQNSIIEKEIITEDGESLGYIQDVIIEPEKGKILGFVLTEGLIQDILDGRSIFPYRKGIKFGNDALIITSKMKEDYIKNKKEYKKILELE; translated from the coding sequence GTGCTAAAGGGAAGCGAAATGTTAGGAGTTCCTGTTATAAGTAAAAAAGAAGGCGAAAAAATTGCTGAAGTAGAGAAACTAATATATAATTACAAAAAGTTTAGAGTTAATGCAATTTTATTAAATGGAAAGGGATTATTTAAAGAACCACAAATAGTTAGATTTAAAAATATAGAAGCTATAGGTAAAGATGCTATTGTTTTAAAAGATAAAAAATATATTGACAAAGCTAGTGCAATTCCTGAAATTGAAGAATCCATTTCGGCTCAAAATAGTATAATAGAAAAAGAAATAATTACAGAAGATGGTGAAAGTTTAGGATATATACAAGATGTTATAATTGAACCTGAAAAGGGAAAAATATTAGGGTTTGTATTAACAGAAGGTTTAATTCAGGATATATTAGATGGAAGAAGTATATTTCCCTATAGAAAAGGTATAAAGTTTGGTAATGATGCTCTAATTATAACAAGTAAAATGAAGGAAGATTACATTAAAAACAAGAAAGAGTACAAAAAAATACTAGAATTAGAGTGA
- the mnmA gene encoding tRNA 2-thiouridine(34) synthase MnmA, translating into MDKNKVVIGMSGGVDSSVAAYLLKKQGYEVIGVTMEIYEEKNAKNDVQEISSVVSDAKKVAEKLNIPHYVVDLKDIFKEKVIDYFLHEYGRGRTPNPCIQCNKHVKFKALMQKAFDLGAYYLATGHYANVIYDKDVDRYLIKKSEADKKDQTYMLYNLTQEQLKHVLMPLGNFEDKEKVREIASELGLSVANKEESQEICFIEDDDYIRFIKENASYKIKPGHFIDTEGNILGKHKGITNYTIGQRKGLGLALGKPVYVIDILPEENVVVVGDAEKVFGKELIAEDINFISMSNLEEPMEVKAKIRYNFKEQPATIYPIEKDKVKVVFEKPVRAITPGQAVVFYKDDILVGGGTIVRKVR; encoded by the coding sequence ATGGATAAAAACAAAGTAGTAATAGGAATGAGTGGTGGAGTAGATAGTTCTGTTGCAGCATATTTACTAAAAAAGCAGGGTTATGAAGTAATAGGAGTTACAATGGAGATTTATGAAGAGAAAAATGCTAAAAATGATGTACAGGAAATTAGCTCAGTAGTAAGTGACGCAAAAAAAGTTGCTGAAAAGTTGAATATTCCCCACTATGTAGTTGATTTAAAAGATATTTTTAAAGAAAAAGTGATTGACTATTTCTTACATGAATATGGAAGGGGTAGAACACCCAACCCTTGTATACAGTGCAATAAACATGTTAAATTTAAAGCATTAATGCAAAAAGCCTTTGATTTAGGTGCATACTATTTAGCTACAGGTCATTATGCTAACGTGATTTATGATAAAGATGTAGATAGATATTTAATAAAAAAGTCAGAAGCTGATAAAAAAGACCAAACTTACATGTTATATAATTTAACTCAAGAACAATTAAAACATGTTTTAATGCCATTAGGAAATTTTGAAGATAAAGAAAAAGTCAGAGAGATTGCAAGTGAACTAGGATTAAGTGTTGCAAATAAAGAAGAGAGTCAAGAAATATGTTTTATTGAGGATGATGATTATATTAGGTTTATAAAGGAAAATGCATCATATAAAATTAAGCCAGGGCATTTTATTGATACAGAAGGAAATATATTAGGAAAACACAAAGGGATTACAAATTATACTATAGGACAACGTAAAGGGCTAGGATTAGCACTTGGGAAACCTGTTTATGTAATAGATATTTTACCTGAAGAAAATGTAGTAGTTGTTGGCGATGCTGAAAAAGTATTTGGTAAAGAATTGATAGCTGAAGATATTAATTTTATATCAATGTCAAATTTAGAAGAGCCAATGGAAGTGAAAGCTAAGATTAGGTATAATTTTAAAGAACAACCAGCTACTATATATCCAATAGAAAAAGATAAAGTTAAGGTTGTATTTGAAAAACCAGTTAGAGCTATTACGCCAGGGCAGGCTGTAGTATTTTATAAAGATGATATTTTAGTGGGCGGTGGAACTATTGTAAGAAAAGTACGTTAA
- the nifU gene encoding Fe-S cluster assembly scaffold protein NifU — MMYSEKVMDHFRNPRNVGEIKDADGIGEVGNPQCGDIMKMYLKIEDNVIVDVKFKTFGCGSAIASSSMATEMIKGKTIEEAMKVTNKAVTEALDGLPPVKMHCSVLAEQAIKAALLDYSKKNNVKIEGLEDFDPNEDPHEHEHGHEEFAE, encoded by the coding sequence ATAATGTATTCAGAAAAAGTAATGGACCATTTTAGAAATCCAAGAAATGTTGGAGAGATAAAAGATGCTGATGGAATTGGAGAAGTTGGAAACCCACAATGTGGAGATATTATGAAAATGTATTTAAAGATAGAGGACAATGTAATAGTAGATGTGAAGTTTAAGACCTTCGGTTGCGGCTCAGCTATTGCTTCTTCAAGTATGGCTACAGAAATGATTAAAGGTAAAACAATTGAAGAAGCTATGAAGGTTACAAACAAAGCAGTTACAGAAGCATTAGATGGACTACCACCTGTTAAAATGCATTGTTCTGTATTAGCTGAACAAGCGATTAAAGCAGCTTTACTTGATTATTCTAAGAAAAACAACGTTAAAATAGAAGGGTTAGAAGATTTTGACCCTAATGAAGACCCGCATGAGCACGAACATGGACATGAAGAATTCGCTGAATAA